A portion of the Vicia villosa cultivar HV-30 ecotype Madison, WI unplaced genomic scaffold, Vvil1.0 ctg.000320F_1_1, whole genome shotgun sequence genome contains these proteins:
- the LOC131626749 gene encoding V-type proton ATPase subunit a1-like — protein MERFIDNLPPMDLMRSEKMTFVQLIIPAESAQRAVSYLGELGLLQFRDLNADKSPFQRTFVNQVKRCAEMSRKLRFFKDQINKAGLISPSRTLLQPDIDLEDLEAHLAEHEHELIEMNSNSDKLRQSYNELLEFKIVLQKACSFLISSHGRAISDEVELQDSIYSNDNYVETSSLLDQEMRPEPSNTSGLRFISGIICKSKALRFERMLFRATRGNMLFNQAPAGEQIMDPVTTEMIEKTVFVVFFSGEQARTKILKICEAFGANCYPVPEDISKHGQITREVTSRLTDLEATLDAGIRHRNKALASIAEHLAKWMDLVRREKAVYDTLNMLNFDVTKKCLVGEGWCPMIAKTQMQEALQRATFDSNSQVGIIFHQMDAVESPPTYFKTNSFTNPYQEIVDAYGVARYQEANPAVYTTVVFPFLFAMMFGDWGHGICLLLGALVLISRENKLSTQKLGSFMEMLFGGRYVILLMSLFSIYCGLIYNEFFSVPFHIFGPSAFQCRDTSCRDAHTIGLVKYRDPYPFGVDPSWRGSRTELSFLNSMKMKMSILFGVAHMNLGIILSYFNARFFGSSLDIRYQFVPQMIFLNSLFGYLSLLIIVKWCTGSQADLYHVMIYMFLSPTDELGENQLFWGQRPLQIVLLLLAIIAVPWMLFPKPFILKKLHTERFQGRSYGILNTSEMDLEVEPDSAREHHHEEFNFSEVFVHQMIHSIEFVLGSVSNTASYLRLWALSLAHSELSTVFYEKVLLLAWGYDNLIIRLVGLTVFAFATAFILLMMESLSAFLHALRLHWVEFQNKFYHGDGYKFKPFSFASLTEDDD, from the exons TTAAATGCTGACAAAAGCCCTTTCCAGAGAACATTTGTTAATCAG gtaaaGCGATGTGCAGAAATGTCAAGAAAGCTACGGTTTTTCAAGGATCAAATCAATAAAGCTGGTCTAATATCTCCTTCTCGTACTCTATTGCAACCGGACATAGACTTGGAGGATTTAGAG GCACATCTTGCTGAGCATGAACATGAGCTAATTGAGATGAACTCTAATAGTGACAAGCTTCGGCAGTCATATAacgaacttctggaattcaagatTGTATTACAGAAG GCATGCAGTTTTCTTATTTCTAGTCATGGTCGTGCTATTTCAGACGAGGTAGAACTACAAGATAGTATATACTCAAATGATAACTATGTTGAGACATCATCTTTGCTTGATCAG GAAATGAGACCCGAACCATCAAATACGTCTGGTTTAAGATTTATCAGCGGGATAATTTGTAAATCCAAGGCTCTTAGGTTTGAAAGGATGTTATTTCGTGCTACAAGAGGCAATATGCTTTTCAATCAGGCACCAGCTGGTGAACAAATCATGGATCCTGTTACAACTGAGATG ATTGAGAAAACAGTATTCGTTGTGTTTTTCTCTGGGGAACAGGCAAGAACAAAGATTCTGAAAATTTGCGAGGCATTTGGTGCAAATTGTTATCCTGTTCCTGAAGATATAAGCAAGCATGGGCAAATAACTAGGGAG GTTACATCACGCCTTACTGACTTAGAGGCAACTTTGGATGCTGGGATTAGGCACCGGAACAAGGCGCTAGCTTCTATAGCAGAACATCTAGCAAAATGGATGGACCTG GTAAGAAGAGAGAAGGCCGTGTATGATACACTGAACATGTTAAATTTTGATGTCACAAAAAAATGTCTTGTTGGAGAGGGATGGTGCCCTATGATTGCAAAAACACAG ATGCAAGAGGCACTGCAACGTGCAACTTTTGATAGCAATTCTCAAGTTGGCATAATCTTCCATCAAATGGATGCAGTGGAATCACCACCTACATATTTTAAGACCAACAGTTTCACAAATCCTTACCAAGAAATTGTTGATGCATATGG TGTTGCAAGATACCAAGAAGCAAATCCCGCAGTTTACACAACTGTTGTATTCCCCTTCCTATTTGCTATGATGTTTGGGGACTGGGGTCATGGAATTTGCCTGTTGCTGGGAGCATTAGTTCTTATATCACGTGAAAACAAGCTCAGTACTCAG AAGCTTGGAAGCTTCATGGAGATGCTATTTGGTGGGCGCTATGTGATTCTCTTGATGTCACTATTTTCAATCTATTGTGGGTTAATCTACAATGAGTTCTTTTCTGTTCCTTTTCACATATTTGGTCCATCAGCATTTCAATGCCGGGATACTTCATGCAG GGATGCACATACTATTGGCTTAGTCAAATACCGTGATCCATACCCATTTGGTGTGGATCCTAGCTGGCGTGGAAGTCGTACAGAATTATCTTTTCTGAACtctatgaagatgaagatgtccATTCTGTTTGGTGTGGCACATATGAACTTGGGAATTATATTAAGCTATTTCAATGCTCGTTTCTTTGGAAGCTCATTGGATATAAG GTACCAATTTGTGCCACAGATGATTTTCCTTAACAGTCTCTTTGgatatctttcccttctcattATTGTTAAGTGGTGTACTGGCTCTCAAGCAGATCTTTATCATGTGATGATATATATGTTTTTAAGCCCTACAGATGAACTTGGTGAAAATCAGTTGTTCTGGGGCCAAAGACCACTTCAA ATTGTGTTATTGCTTCTGGCTATAATTGCGGTTCCATGGATGCTCTTTCCAAAACCTTTTATACTAAAGAAGCTTCATACTGAG CGATTTCAAGGCCGTAGTTATGGTATTTTGAATACTTCTGAAATGGATCTCGAGGTGGAGCCAGATTCTGCCAGGGAACATCATCATGAAGAGTTCAATTTCAGTGAGGTTTTTGTTCACCAGATGATTCATTCCATCGAGTTTGTTTTGGGTTCAGTTTCTAATACGGCGTCATATCTTCGACTGTGGGCATTAAG TTTGGCTCACTCCGAACTTTCTACCGTTTTCTATGAGAAAGTGTTGCTTCTTGCTTGGGG GTACGACAATCTCATCATTCGGTTAGTGGGGCTAACAGTTTTTGCATTTGCAACTGCCTTTATACTACTTATGATGGAGAGTCTAAGTGCTTTTCTTCATGCCCTGCGGCTTCACTGGGtagaatttcaaaataaattctaCCATGGTGATGGCTACAAGTTCAAGCCTTTTTCATTTGCTTCTTTAACAGAGGATGATGATTGA